A window of Staphylococcus lloydii genomic DNA:
TAGGTGAAAAACATAAAGGCGCAGGTAAAGGTGCAGATGATGTTGTAACTATTACTTTAGGTACTGGCTTAGGTGGCGGTATTATTTCAAATGGAGAAATCGTACATGGTCACAACGGTTCAGGCGCTGAGATAGGCCATTTCAGAGTTGATCATGATCAACGTTTCAAATGTAATTGTGGTAAGTCTGGTTGTGTCGAAACAGTCGCTTCAGCAACAGGAGTCGTTAATTTAGTAAATTTCTATTATCCTAAATTAACTTTTAAATCATCTATACTAGAATTAATTAAAGCTAATAAAGTCACAGCAAAAGCAGTATTTAATGCCGCTAAAGAAGGCGATCAGTTCTGTATTTTCATCACAGAAAGAGTTGCTAATTATGTCGCTTACTTATGCAGTATTATTAGTGTGACGAGCAACCCTAAATATATTGTTTTAGGTGGCGGTATGTCTACAGCTGGTTTAATTTTAATCGAAAATATTAAAACCGAATACTATAATTTAACTTTTACACCTGCGCAACAAGGCACTGAAATTGTTCAGGCCGAATTAGGTAATGATGCCGGTATTACAGGAGCTGCAGGATTAATTTATACGTATGTGATAGAGAAGGAAGGTATTAAATAATGGCAATTGTTGATGTTGTTGTAATTCCAGTAGGTACTGAGGGACCAAGCGTAAGTAAATATATTGCAGAAATCCAAACTAAATTAAAAGAATATAAACAAGCTGGTAAAATAGATTACCAACTTACACCGATGAACACTTTAATAGAAGGCGAATTAGCCGATTTATTAGAAGTCGTGCAAGCAATTCACGAACTACCTTTTGATAAAGGGCTAGATAGAGTTTGTACAAATATTAGAATAGATGACAGACGTGATAAATCAAGAAAGATGAATGACAAATTAACATCTGTAGAAAAATATTTAAATTCTAACGGTGATAACAATGAGAATATCTAGTTTAACTCTAGGTCCAGTTGAAACTAACTGTTATTTTATAGAGAACGAAGACGGCATAATAATTGTCGACCCTGCAGGCGAAAGTGGACAAATTATTAAAAAAGTAAACCAACTTAATAAAACAGTCAAAGCAGTATTATTAACTCATGCTCACTTTGACCACATAGCAGCATTGGATGATATTGTCGACAAATATCAAGTCCCGGTTTATATGAGTGCTATTGAATTTGATTTTTTAAATAATACCGAAAAGAACGGTTCAGCAAAATTTAAACAGTTTGGCTTACCTGAAGTAATAAGTGACGCTAAACCACAACCGATAGAAGAAGGTAAAGTTAGTATAGAAGGATTTGAATTTGAAGTGTTACACACGCCAGGACATTCACCTGGTAGTTTAACTTTCGTTTTCAATGACTTTGCAGTAGTCGGTGACACCTTATTCAAACAAGGTATTGGCCGTACTGATTTATATAAAGGGGACTACGAAACATTAGTCGACTCAATACAAGATAAATTATTTGAGCTAGAAGGCGACTTACCTTTATTCCCTGGCCACGGCCCTTATACAACCGTTGACGATGAACAACTTAATCCATTTTTACATGGCTAGAAGTAATTTAGTCACCTCTTACGTTTAATAAAGTAGGAGGTGACTTTTTTGAAATTATTGTTCAACGAAATACTTAATAAAGCTATTACTCAGAATAGTTCTGACATACATTTTATTCCGACTGATAAAAAAGTGTTAATTAAATTGCGAGTGCAAGATGAGTTACTTCAGCATCAAACGATAACAAAGAGTTTATACTTAAAACTCTTAACTTTTATGAAATATCAAGCCAATTTAGATGTATCGACAAGTCATAAAGCACAAAGTGGTAGATATATTTATAAACATAAAGAGTTATATTATCTACGCATCTCAACATTACCTCTATCACTTGGTTTAGAAAGTTGTGTTATTCGTATTGTGCCACACTACTTTAATCCCCAGCAACAACCTTTAAATTTGCCTTATTTATATGATTTCATGAGTAAAAAACAAGGTTTATTACTGTTCACTGGTCCAACAGGTTCTGGCAAAAGCACAAGTATGTATAATATGTCGATGTACGCAAAAGAACGACTCAATTTGAATGTTATTACAATTGAGGATCCTGTTGAACGTATTATTAATGGCATCACTCAAGTTTCAGTAAATGAGAAAGCTGGTATTAATTATCAAAATTCGTTTAAAGCTATACTACGTTGTGACCCTGATGTGATATTAATTGGAGAAATTAGAAACCAATTAATCGCAAAAGAAGTCTTACATGCAAGTTTAAGTGGTCATTTAGTTTTAACGACAATGCATGCAAATAATTGTAAAGGCGCATTATTAAGATTGCTAGAAATGGGTGTAACCAAACAAGAATTAGCACAATCTGTACTCTGCATTACAAATCAAAGACTTGTCACTTCTAATGATAACCAAAGATTCTTAATAGCTGAGCATATGAATAATGATGATATTAATTATTTCTTTGAACATGACTATAAGTTGCCCGCAAATTTTCAAAGCTTGCCAAAGGAATTAAAATCTTTGTCAGAAGGGGGGGTCATTTGTGAGGATACTTACCAAAAGTATATTTAGACCTTATTACAGAAAAATTATATCC
This region includes:
- a CDS encoding glucokinase, which gives rise to MKKIILAADIGGTTCKLGLFDENLERLEKWSIDTDTTDSTGYKLLKGVYDSFEEKVAEFGYKFEDVIGVGIGVPGPIEFETGIVYGAVNLYWDDRVNVREIFQQFVSCPVYVDNDANVAALGEKHKGAGKGADDVVTITLGTGLGGGIISNGEIVHGHNGSGAEIGHFRVDHDQRFKCNCGKSGCVETVASATGVVNLVNFYYPKLTFKSSILELIKANKVTAKAVFNAAKEGDQFCIFITERVANYVAYLCSIISVTSNPKYIVLGGGMSTAGLILIENIKTEYYNLTFTPAQQGTEIVQAELGNDAGITGAAGLIYTYVIEKEGIK
- a CDS encoding MTH1187 family thiamine-binding protein; this encodes MAIVDVVVIPVGTEGPSVSKYIAEIQTKLKEYKQAGKIDYQLTPMNTLIEGELADLLEVVQAIHELPFDKGLDRVCTNIRIDDRRDKSRKMNDKLTSVEKYLNSNGDNNENI
- a CDS encoding MBL fold metallo-hydrolase → MRISSLTLGPVETNCYFIENEDGIIIVDPAGESGQIIKKVNQLNKTVKAVLLTHAHFDHIAALDDIVDKYQVPVYMSAIEFDFLNNTEKNGSAKFKQFGLPEVISDAKPQPIEEGKVSIEGFEFEVLHTPGHSPGSLTFVFNDFAVVGDTLFKQGIGRTDLYKGDYETLVDSIQDKLFELEGDLPLFPGHGPYTTVDDEQLNPFLHG
- the comGA gene encoding competence type IV pilus ATPase ComGA is translated as MKLLFNEILNKAITQNSSDIHFIPTDKKVLIKLRVQDELLQHQTITKSLYLKLLTFMKYQANLDVSTSHKAQSGRYIYKHKELYYLRISTLPLSLGLESCVIRIVPHYFNPQQQPLNLPYLYDFMSKKQGLLLFTGPTGSGKSTSMYNMSMYAKERLNLNVITIEDPVERIINGITQVSVNEKAGINYQNSFKAILRCDPDVILIGEIRNQLIAKEVLHASLSGHLVLTTMHANNCKGALLRLLEMGVTKQELAQSVLCITNQRLVTSNDNQRFLIAEHMNNDDINYFFEHDYKLPANFQSLPKELKSLSEGGVICEDTYQKYI